The Manis javanica isolate MJ-LG chromosome 13, MJ_LKY, whole genome shotgun sequence region TTCTGTGACTCCAGGGACCCTTCTGGGGACACCACTAGTCAGAGTACCTCCAAGCTGGGCTCAGGGATTGTCAGACCTGAATTTGGTAACGTTCCAGTTCTGAATTTCTGTGATCTCTGACAAGTCATCTGACCTCTCTGAGGCTCCAGAAGGCTATAAAGTGGGGGAATAAGCCAGTCCCCCAAATGCAGGGCAAAACACTTAACCTGGATGCCTGGCTCAATGCTTGGTAGTTATTCtgattatcattatttaattatCTGGTGTGTTTTCCTAACAGCCCTCAGGCTAGGCTAGTCAGGACCACCCGCTGCGAAGGGCAAGGAATTGGACCCCCTGGGCCTGAGGCGACAATCTCACTCTCTGTCTTTTCTTGCCCTTCTTCAGGGGGCCCCAACCCCCTCAGGTGGGACCACAGGAGAGAGGACCAAGGGACCTCCTGTCAGAGACAGTTCCAGGCCCTGCCGAGCCCACCAGCCTCGATGTGTAAGAAGGTAAGTCAAGGCAGGGCTGGTGCTGCTTGGGGAGGGCTGCGGTGGGGCTGGGTGTTCTTGGCCTTCCTACCCCTGTCTACCCACAGGCCTCCTCTAGTGTGAAACTGGGAGACTTCAAGACTGGCTATGGGCCAGTCTATTCTGAGCAGAAGCAAGCCTACAAGCCCCAGGGCCTGCCCCCAGACAGGTACAAAGCGACAGTGCCTCCCAACAAGACACTGCAAAGGGCTTTCAGAGACCTGTGGGGTGTGCCACCTAAGGTTCTAGGGCCATTACTGTGCTTTTGAGGTCTCCATCACCTGCAGGCAAGCCCCTACATTAGATCCCCATGGCTTGCCCATTGGGAAGGCTGCCTCTCTCCCTGTTCCTAGGATTTCCAAGGACCTCGATCAGATGGTCCCCCCTTTATCTGCAGGTATGACAAGGCCCAGGCCTCGGCCCACATCCACTATGTAAATATACCTCCTGAAGATGGCCTCTTCCTTGACAGGACCACCAAGGCCGAACACTTCTATGCCCGGGAGCCAGGTGAGAGCCCGGCGCCTGCCCCCGCCCCTGGAGCCCAGGGCAGCCTTCCCGATCTGCCCAGCATCTACTCTGCCTCTGGCAGATCGCTATGTTCTTCACCACGACCGCACCCCGGAGTCGCACATCCTAGAAGGAAATTGGTGCCCCGGCCACAGcagcctcaccacctcctcccacTTCTTCCATAGCCAGGTCAGTGGGAAGGGGGAGAAGGCGTCAGGGCTCATCAGGGAAAAGAGCTtcccaggcagagaaaacagcaaatGCTAAGGCCCCTGAGGTAAGCATGAGCTTCACATGTGTGCGGAGATCTCCTGGATCTATTTGCATGATCTAGGGTAAGTCGCTTCACCACTCCGAGCCTCAATGGCTCtgtctgtaaaatgaaataacaatacCAACTCCCAGCTCCAGTAcatggggcccagagagggtggAAGCTTCcgaggtcacacagttctcaccTCTTACCTCCAACAGTGTCCTGGGACATCCCGGACACGGGAGCTTTCCAGATGCCATGTGGTCCTACAGCCGATGCCCGCGACCAAGCCACCCAGCCGCTACGTGGCTCATGAGAAATTGCAGAGTCACGTGGACCTAGGGAACTCGTCGCTGCTCGGACAGTTCTTCCAGACCACCATGGGCACGGACTACTGCCCCCCTGGGCCGCAGCAACCACAGAAAGCGTCCCAACCTCCACTTGCTGCAGAGCAACCTGCCCCAAGGTACCGGTGGTGAGCtcggcccggccccgccccgccccgccccgccccgccccggaaGCCCCGGAAGCCCCGGAAGCCCCGTCTCCGCAACCGCGCTGGCTCCGCCCCCAGgccagccccgccccgcccatTGCTCGACTCGGCTCCACCTCGTGAAGAACTAGATCCCACTCCTTGGACCAAGATCCCAACCCCGCCCCCTCGTGGTCTGACTCACCATCCCCCACCGCCGCCATGGCACCGCCCCCTGCAGGACTATAGCCCCGCCCACCCACACCTTCCGCTGACGCTAACCCCGCCTCCTCTGTCGGACTCTCCCCACCCTGGGCCAATTAGCCTACCCTACCTGCCCCTCCCCCGACGCGCCCTGGCTCCAAATCCGTCCTGAACGCCAACTCCAGCGTTGGCTCTGAACCCCGTACCCCCTCTCTAGTCTCGCACGACCCTGTCCCTTGGGCCCCGCATCTCCCCACTCAGCCCCTCAGCTCAACTACCCCCAACCAAATCTCCAGAACAAGATTTTTTTACCACGAACCAAAAGATGCTGAAGCCGCATAGAACAGCTCCGGCCTCCGTGACGGACCAAATGCTACAGCGGGTGAGGGACGGGGAGGGGGTGCCTCCCTGACCAGGTATCCCCCCAAATCAGTGTGGCGTTATCTCAAGATGTTTTTGCAGTGACCTCAGACTCCGAATGAGCGTCGAGTCCGCTCAGGGTCCCTCTAGGGTTACCCCAGGCTCCCGCGCATCTTAATGTCATTCTGAGCTCATCCCCACAGTCACGTCAGGATCAGCACAGGGGCATCTTCGTATCACCTGCCATGGTTATACCCCAAGCTGAGGCTCAGCTCAGGGTTGCCTAGGGTCACTCCACCCCTGGGGTCATTCCAGGGCCTCCCACCCCCGGTTTCCGTCTAGCTTCTCATCCAGCACCTGTGATCAGCCCAAACCAGGCCCAATCACCAGGGTGATCCCCCAGGTTGCATGGTGTGGGGACCACGGGGTGGCGCAGCAGGTCAGCCACCCTCCAGGCGGTCCTGCCAAGCTGTTACCACCCTGACTCCACAATGCAAGTATAGCCACATCGAACCCCCACTGGGTACCAGGCGCTTCTTCTTAACCCATCACAAAGACGACTTTACTGTCAAGTATCAAGGCCCAGCAGTGCTGAGATGGGGCAACTTCCAGGAGAGCCACGTGCCTCTGGGCTCACCCCACCAGTGTGGCTGGGGGGTTGGGCAGGTAGGCCCTCAGGCCCCCCAGGCCCCTATCTACTCGTACCCTAGGCAGCAATAAACACTGCTTTGGCAAATCCCACCCCTCTCCATTGGTCAATCATGGAGGATGCTCGGAGAGGTAGGGACTGGACAGGAAAGAATGACTCCATCAGGAAGACCCTGAACAGACATTTGTGTGGAGCCTGGGGGTCACTTCACTCTGGGCAGGAAGGCCATCCCAGCTATTGCCAAGGCTTGGtggtgggactcagtgtaagctGTTTGGGTTCAAGGACAATGACTTGCTGTCAGCATTGAGCAGAGACAGTATGGTGAGGCGTTGAGAGCACAGACAGGTTCCTGGGTCGAATGGACAGTCCAAATCCTGACTCCCCCTGGATGGTAgtcttgagcaagtcactgaaTCCTTCTGATCCTccgtttgctcatctgtaaaatgagaattgtTTCCACTTGTCTGTGTGTGGCTGGGGGGTCGAGGAGGGAGAGAGCATCCCTCAAGGATGAAGGGGAAGAACGGAAGATGAGGTAGGTGTGCGAAGGAGCTTTCAATCATTGAGAGACTGGGTGGGGCATGGAGAGGCCATGGAGAGGTGGACAAGCTGAGAATGGCCAGCAGTTTCCCCCATTGTGGGCAGAGGCTGGAAGCTCAGTGGTGCGCTGGTTGGCTGGGTGGCTGGCCTCCCCAGGTCAGAGCTGGGTCCAGGGCCAAATCAACAAAAACTGTCAGGATATGACTGAATCAAAGGGGGTAGGTATCCAGCCAGggacaaaatgaaaaagagtggAAAGGAAGAGGATGGGGTGAGGCCTTGAGGCCCGTGGGTGACAGGGCTTAGCAAACATGGCAAGGAGCAGTACTCTGGACAGCAGCGCCAGCTTGGAGGTCTGAGGTCTAGTGAGATTAGCACCAAGAAGCTGGTGCTGTGTGGGATAGACAGGTCTTGGTGGCCATGCCCGGGCCCTGCCTCTGCAGGCTGTTGAGAATCCAGTTTTAGGGAATGAACACAGCTCCCTGGCCTGTAGTCAGACCTTCATAGACCAAGGACCCCAATCCAGTAGGCCACTAAGAGCCAACCTCAAGGGTGGCCAGGAGCCCCTCCTGTGAGGCCAAGGTGCCATTTCCACAGGAAAGACAGGAATCCAGTGTTGGGTCCTAAGGGACAAGATGGCCTTTTGGCTGCACTCATGGATCCATGTTAACTATAGGGGTCTGCTAGCTGCAGAACATCTCTTCTGCTGGCTTCCACGAAAGATTCCCATAACTCTCTTCTGAATTACCTGCTGATAAACTAGCATTTCTCAATCTCAGCACTACTGACGTTTTGGATAGGATCATTTTTGCTGTCAGAGACTGTCTTGTGTATTGCAGGATGTTTGCCATCATCCCTGACTTCTACCCACTACATGCCAGTAACACACTTCCTCTTTCCCACCCAGTTGTGACAGCTAAAcacatctccagacattgccaatgTCCCTTGGGGGCACTGGTTGAGAACCATTGCAATAAACCCACCCTACAATAGTTCCCAGGATAAAATCAGGCTCTCCTGATGAAGCTGGTCTGCTTGTTGACCAAACTACTCAAACaaaaagcattttcctttttGCCTTGCCTGCCAGGAAGCTCAAAAAACTTAACTTTGGTGCTCAATTCCATATAGCTCCAGTTGCAGGATTATCTGTGCTCCTGCCTTGTTCTAAGAATGGTTTAAAAACCACTCAGACACCAGATGAGAAAAAACAGGTAGGAGTTCCAAGGAAGCAGATTTTATCACCACTTgaagcattttctaaaaatggaaCTGAGCAGCCCTGGGATGGCTTGCCAGGAAATAACATAAACTTTACTGGAAACATTTTTAATGCAGAAAGACCCTACATCATCATGATTCTGGGTGTATTTTGTGGAGCTATGTCTATCCCTCCTAtatcccacctccacccccaaaaAAGGCACTTCATGTAAACTATAGAAACTAAAAAGGCTTATGAAATAaggttaataatttttttaaaaaagctttatcTAGCATAAGCAGAAAgcggaaataaaaaaatagaactgaATGTGGGAAAACAGAATAATTTGTAAGGGAAAACATCTTGTCAATGTTAAGTGTCAGAATTCAGACGGTCACTTACTGTCTGTTCCTGGACAAGTGATGTCATGCTCTGggtctcactttcctcatctgtaaaatggggatggcaatagtttttcattcctagagtggttacaagaatgaaataaaatgttcatgTACCATTCTTACTACAGGTCCTAGCCCTTGGCTGCAGCTCAATGAATAGTGCCTAAATTTTTTTAACGTCTTAGGTAATTTTTGttacaagtgacagaaacccagCTCTCTCTAGCTAAGCAGAAAGGAATTTTATTGACTTAAAAACAAGAAAGTGGAAATTAGGTCTAACATCAGCTGGTTCTCTCTCCCTCACCGTTTGTCAGTCCGGTGTGCCTCCAAGCGGTGGCAAATAAAAGGACGCTGATTGCCCAAATCCTTATGATCAGAAAGCCCCAACGGAAATGGGGAGGTCTTGCCCCCAACAACTCAATTTGAAATTTGAGGAAGCCTCTGATTGGACACTTTGAGGCATGAACCAATCACTGTGCCCAGAGGGATGCAATGCTGTGATTGGATGGCCCAGTTTAGCCCACCCCTGAGTGGTGTGGTTACACCAAGCTCCCCAGGATCTTTGACTCTGGAGCCCAACTTTGTTAGACTCCGTCccctagcaacagaccagtgcCTGTCCTAGGGCTTAGCATCTATCTTGCCCCAGGTTACTATCCGGAGGGTGGAAAGACTCAGTAATAGACTCTTCCCAATGAGGGTAATTGTACCTTTATGGATAGGGAACGTTCAGTGTTTGAGAGTAGCCTGGGCATCAGGCGGTCCTAGAGCTCTGATAATCCCAATCTTATCTTCTAGGAATGGTTTAatttacttcctaacttcctctTTTAGCTTGTGACGGACAGTTCTGGTGGGGCAGTCTCACATAATGCAAGTCTCTGCTTTGAGGAGGAGCACAGAGAGAGGGAGCGTGTGTCTGTCTGGCAAGACCTTACTGAAGACTTCATGATAATGCCCATGTATATCAACATCCTGACACTTTTCTCCAGAGCCCTTCAAACCACAGTCTCAGGAGACACATGGTTAGAGTCCCAAGATAAAATAAGCATACAGCTTTCTCATTTACCGGGGAGGGTTCTTCCAAAGACAGGGCTGTCATATAAATCCAGGCAGGTTGTGCACTCTACAAATAGGGAGCCCTATTCATTTACGGTGAATGttcctgttagaatggccactatttcaaaagataagaaataacaaatgctggtgaggatgcggagaaagaagaacaaaccctcctacactgttggtgcgaatgtaaattggtgcaacctctctggaaagcagtaaggaggttcctcaaaaatccaaaacagaaataccatttgagccagtagttccactcctaggaagttacctggagaaaacaaaatccctgactcaaaaagatatatgcacccctacgtttgtcactgcactatttgcaacagccaagaaatggaagtaacctaagtgtccatcagtagatgaatggagaaagaagaggtggtatgtatacacaacagaatattattcaaacatgaaaataaaagaaatcctaccatttgcaacaacatggatggatctacagggtattatgctcagtgaaataagccagggggagaaagacaaatatcgtATAAAttaacttatttgtggaatattaaaacaaagcaagacagaaggaacaaaacagcaatagactcataggcactgagaagtgactactggttaccaagggggaggggttgggaagggtgcccaggggagggggagggggataaaggggcataaaaattcgcagtcacaatataaattggccatggggactgttgaaccactgtgatgtacatttgaaccCAACGtgagattgtgtattaatgacactttaataaaaaaaaaaatttatggcgATTGTTCATATGTGGTGGTCCTGGCCTTGTACCTCACCTTTGCTAAGCCAATTCCACATTTTAAGTTACTTCTCTCAATACTCTTCCCTTTCCAGGGAAAGGATACTAGTTTTCCAGGTACCAGTTTCTAATTAGTCAAGACCATTGTGGATTCAGGGACAGAAGCCCACTAAAACTAGCTGAAATACCCAGGCAATTTGTTGGCTTATGGTATTGGATAGAATGAGGGCTCTAGCTTCAGGTATGGCTCTATCCAGGTGCTCAGCCAATACTGTCAGAGCTGTTGCTCTGACTCTCTCTTGTATATACTGGTATACTGTATGCAAATTATTCTTCCAGATCACTGGGGAAGGTGAATGCAGGTAGAATGAGGCCCTATATAGAGCTCATGACCCTAAAGGAAGAATGAGACTTTCCAACATAATGTTCTCATCCCAGACCTAATCACTGTGGCCAGGGAATGGCGTTCTCTGACATGGTACTGGGGGTGTTGTGTCAGGCACAGGTCCAACTGGAGTAGTGGAAGGGGGAATCcacaaagagaaagcaagaagGTGTTAATAGAGATTCTTAGCAGGTAGAAACAACAGCCGTCATTACAAGAATCAGTTGTAATGGGATCATCCTGAGGTGGCTGCATGAGGAACCAGTTACATAATCCAACTGCAGTCTCAAATGTCTCAGATCTGCTCTGGACTTTTCCAGAGAGGTGGAAAGCTGGTCTCAGGCCATATATTCAGCACAGATCTAGAAGGTTAAGATCAGAAGACTCCTGGAGGCCTGATTCTCTTGAGGCTGTGTTCAAGGGTAGGGTGGTGTTCAAATTCACCAGCCAAAGACCATCAGAAGCACACCTGTAGTCAAGGAAGTTTTTGGCTTGCTGTGGCACAGAGGAC contains the following coding sequences:
- the SAXO5 gene encoding LOW QUALITY PROTEIN: stabilizer of axonemal microtubules 5 (The sequence of the model RefSeq protein was modified relative to this genomic sequence to represent the inferred CDS: inserted 1 base in 1 codon; deleted 1 base in 1 codon); translated protein: MPSARSPQEVCSVLSPVISDPSQVTPCPTKATMALLPCPLSRPAFLKASHFALGPDPRLHAGAMQSTTHRDFPGYAGCPRAGLGAPPPRACLFPRGARWEAGGLVSETHRAFLPPPPPAPGSATRERTQGPTLAKLASNVPLQADERARPGVSTARADFGEPEQPARTRELIQGAYLISDRDSVPPGDPAKLXITHTTFQALFPPRDVGPQPCAHCCHLGGPNPLRWDHRREDQGTSCQRQFQALPSPPASMCKKASSSVKLGDFKTGYGPVYSEQKQAYKPQGLPPDRYDKAQASAHIHYVNIPPEDGLFLDRTTKAEHFYAREPDRYVLHHDRTPESHILEGNWCPGHSSLTTSSHFFHSQCPGTSRTRELSRCHVVLQPMPATKPPSRYVAHEKLQSHVDLGNSSLLGQFFQTTMGTDYCPPGPQQPQKAPNLHLLQSNLPQGTGEQDFFTTNQKMLKPHRTAPASVTDQMLQRCKYSHIEPPLGTRRFFLTHHKDDFTVKYQGPAVLRWGNFQESHVPLGSPHQCGWGVGQVGPQAPQAPIYSYPRQQ